In Paenibacillus guangzhouensis, a single window of DNA contains:
- a CDS encoding ABC transporter permease has protein sequence MTFRELAIHNIKGNWHRYGAYFWSSVFSVMVFFIYASFLNHPDIVHGVMRAAKSVKNSLIICQVIVMVFSFFFVLYAITSFIRTRKKEFGLFSLCGMTSGQLKWMILLENMLISILAILVGIVFGLMFSKLFYMGIGVLLGIELPFRFAVSMKAVLQTAIGFALLFMTITVYSILKVGRAEIIELIQASRQPKKPPMASKWLLLVTVLSLGGCYYMAYIMSSQTALAFVMPIMTLVMIGTYFLYTQGSVAILNRLQRSRRISYRGTNLVTLGQLLFKVKDNARVLFMVSILSAVVMTASSTAYIMERQTYEQLINSFPLTYSYMEQGLNTHQVANPQEIVRVLQESRHTLSYELHTAGFKVRPELLNYPGERSEQDNFVISARDYNEAVSHKGKQTIQVEKDHAVLVLPFDDMGAYQAVYPGEVVKSVRSDGKPLMLTVDEQRGGFPFARHSGFSQFLVMNTEQHDLLMKGIADQDKFVNYALEVKDWERISYQTNRKVMALVKDESTFENRSTYYLNVKQNSGVMIFVGIFVSLLFVIATGSILYFRLFTEIDEDREHYRALARMGMTGVEIRRAVSTQVGILFFLPCIVGLVHSAFAMKALANLLSIRTWGYASIVAGIFVGVQFVYFVAARRNYLRRVMGEH, from the coding sequence ATGACCTTTCGCGAACTCGCCATTCATAATATTAAGGGCAATTGGCATCGGTACGGCGCGTATTTCTGGAGCAGCGTCTTCTCCGTCATGGTCTTCTTTATCTATGCGTCGTTCCTCAATCATCCAGACATCGTCCACGGTGTGATGCGTGCCGCGAAATCCGTGAAGAACAGTCTTATCATCTGCCAAGTTATCGTTATGGTCTTTTCTTTCTTTTTCGTCCTCTACGCGATTACGTCATTTATCCGAACCAGGAAGAAGGAATTCGGTCTATTCAGCTTGTGTGGAATGACGTCAGGTCAATTAAAATGGATGATCCTCCTGGAGAATATGTTGATCTCCATACTTGCGATCTTGGTCGGCATCGTGTTCGGGCTGATGTTCAGCAAGCTATTTTATATGGGGATCGGCGTTCTGCTTGGCATTGAGCTGCCGTTCCGATTTGCGGTGTCGATGAAGGCGGTGCTGCAGACGGCTATCGGATTCGCCCTGCTGTTCATGACGATAACCGTCTATTCCATCTTGAAAGTCGGTCGCGCAGAGATTATTGAACTGATCCAGGCGTCGCGACAGCCCAAGAAGCCACCGATGGCGTCGAAATGGCTGCTCCTCGTCACGGTGCTCAGCCTTGGCGGATGCTATTACATGGCGTATATCATGTCTTCACAGACAGCTCTCGCCTTCGTTATGCCCATTATGACGCTGGTGATGATCGGGACATATTTCTTGTATACCCAGGGCAGCGTTGCGATTCTGAATCGACTGCAGCGAAGCCGCCGAATCAGTTATCGCGGAACGAATCTCGTCACGCTCGGTCAACTGCTCTTCAAGGTTAAGGATAATGCGCGCGTCCTATTTATGGTGTCCATTCTAAGCGCTGTCGTGATGACAGCGTCGAGTACGGCGTACATTATGGAACGACAAACATATGAACAGTTGATCAACAGCTTTCCACTGACCTATAGTTATATGGAGCAAGGACTGAATACGCATCAAGTCGCAAATCCTCAGGAGATCGTTCGCGTGCTTCAGGAGAGCAGGCATACCTTAAGTTATGAACTGCATACAGCAGGGTTCAAGGTCCGACCCGAGTTGCTGAACTATCCGGGGGAGCGGAGTGAGCAAGATAATTTCGTCATTTCGGCGCGAGATTATAATGAGGCCGTATCCCATAAAGGAAAGCAGACGATCCAGGTGGAGAAGGATCATGCAGTACTTGTGCTGCCTTTTGATGATATGGGTGCTTATCAAGCCGTGTATCCAGGAGAGGTCGTGAAGAGCGTTCGTAGTGACGGCAAGCCGCTCATGCTAACGGTTGATGAGCAGCGTGGTGGATTTCCATTTGCAAGACACTCGGGATTCTCTCAGTTTCTTGTTATGAATACGGAGCAGCATGATCTGTTGATGAAAGGGATCGCCGATCAGGACAAGTTCGTGAACTATGCTCTTGAGGTGAAGGACTGGGAGAGAATCTCGTATCAGACGAATCGGAAAGTAATGGCGCTGGTGAAGGATGAATCGACATTTGAGAACCGTTCGACCTACTACTTGAATGTGAAGCAGAATTCCGGCGTTATGATATTCGTCGGGATTTTCGTGAGTCTCTTGTTCGTGATTGCGACAGGAAGCATCCTCTACTTCCGATTATTCACGGAGATTGATGAGGACCGTGAGCATTATCGGGCGCTTGCACGGATGGGGATGACCGGAGTTGAGATTCGGAGAGCGGTCAGCACGCAGGTGGGAATCCTATTCTTTTTGCCATGCATTGTAGGGTTGGTTCATTCTGCTTTCGCAATGAAGGCACTTGCTAATCTTCTATCCATCCGTACATGGGGATATGCGTCGATTGTGGCAGGGATTTTCGTGGGCGTACAATTTGTATATTTTGTGGCAGCGAGACGGAACTACCTTCGTCGCGTGATGGGAGAGCACTAG
- a CDS encoding DUF1294 domain-containing protein yields the protein MNSIQIVLCVVYLLMNIVSYQVMAADKVRAKKHKQRVPERTLFTLAALGGGLGSMLAMQRKRHKTKHWSFRIGMPFLFLVNVVVYGYLFQVIV from the coding sequence ATGAATTCAATACAGATTGTCTTGTGTGTGGTTTACCTCTTGATGAACATCGTAAGCTACCAAGTGATGGCGGCGGATAAAGTTCGGGCCAAGAAGCATAAGCAGCGTGTGCCTGAGCGTACGTTATTTACACTTGCGGCGCTTGGCGGCGGGTTAGGTTCTATGCTCGCCATGCAGCGTAAACGGCACAAAACGAAGCATTGGAGCTTTCGGATCGGAATGCCTTTCTTATTTCTTGTGAATGTCGTGGTATATGGTTATTTATTTCAGGTGATAGTATAA
- a CDS encoding universal stress protein has product MLFTNVLVPYDGTEQSRKALETAIDMLKLNPSAKLFVLHVYDFKKMYMADSVLTVPVSMNMEQYEIAEQIVEEAKQRVASVTHETHVELQQGTPAQMILDFAKKNAIDFIVIGSRGLRPIGEWVLGSVSHHVVQHTQVPVLVIK; this is encoded by the coding sequence ATGTTATTCACCAACGTATTAGTGCCTTATGACGGAACAGAGCAATCGAGGAAAGCACTTGAAACTGCGATCGACATGCTGAAGCTTAATCCGTCGGCCAAGCTCTTCGTACTGCATGTCTATGACTTCAAGAAAATGTACATGGCGGATTCGGTTCTTACCGTACCTGTCAGCATGAACATGGAGCAGTACGAGATCGCTGAGCAAATCGTAGAAGAGGCGAAGCAGCGGGTAGCATCGGTTACGCATGAGACGCATGTTGAGCTTCAGCAGGGTACGCCTGCTCAGATGATTCTTGACTTTGCGAAAAAGAACGCCATTGACTTCATCGTCATTGGCAGCAGAGGCCTGCGCCCGATCGGTGAATGGGTGCTCGGCAGTGTCAGCCACCATGTGGTGCAGCATACGCAAGTACCGGTTCTAGTTATAAAATAA
- a CDS encoding DNA topoisomerase III — MKTLVLAEKPSVAREIARVMGSNQKHKSYFEGPKYIVTWALGHLVGLAEPEDYDVKYRTWELEHLPIMPEKMKLKVLRETSHQFKAVQQLAGRQDVADLIIATDAAREGELLARWIMAMVKWKKPFHRLWISSQTDKAIREGFANLKPGSQYNRLYESARCRAEADWLIGLNVTRALTCKFNAQLSAGRVQTPTLGMIMDRENEIRNFRSAEYQTLQGEFEGFQAQWRPRGGQGDGRMFDPNQAEALRKKVDGKKGKVTLVKKSEKSEPHPLAYDLTELQRDANKRYGFSAKQTSNVLQRLYEQHKLVTYPRTDSRYLSSDMTDTLPERIRSVAVGPYAAIAKPLLRGKLPITRRVVDDSKVSDHHAIIPTDQTVLLNALSNEERKLYDLIVRRFLALFYPAAKYELTALTIEVEGETFMTRGKTVIQNGWREVYGQEDSWDDDEDESGADRDDDRSGIQLLPSLREGEAVQMKRANLRKDRTQPPKRYTEASLLGQMEKYGLGTPATRADIIEKLVSSDTIERQGASLHPTGKGVQLIELVASELRTPELTAKWEQELEKIARGQGGTEPFMKGIRDMAQSLVSGVKTSDAAYKPHNLLNSRCPECGEKMMEKKGKRGKMLVCSSGDCSYRRSGEKQLSNRRCPQCHKKMELKDGKAGKYVQCLGCNVIEVLDGERGGRVNKREQQKLVKQFEKTESMGSSLGDALRAALERKE, encoded by the coding sequence ATGAAGACATTAGTATTGGCTGAAAAACCCTCCGTCGCGAGGGAAATTGCAAGAGTCATGGGGAGCAACCAGAAGCACAAGAGCTATTTCGAAGGCCCGAAGTATATCGTTACCTGGGCGCTTGGGCATTTGGTCGGTCTGGCAGAGCCGGAAGACTATGACGTGAAGTACCGGACATGGGAGTTGGAGCATCTGCCAATCATGCCGGAGAAGATGAAGCTGAAGGTGCTGCGTGAGACATCGCATCAATTCAAGGCAGTGCAGCAGCTGGCAGGCCGTCAGGATGTGGCGGATCTTATCATCGCAACGGATGCGGCGCGTGAAGGGGAGCTCCTCGCACGCTGGATTATGGCGATGGTGAAGTGGAAGAAGCCGTTCCATCGGCTGTGGATCTCTTCACAGACGGACAAGGCGATCCGCGAAGGATTTGCGAATTTGAAGCCTGGCTCGCAGTACAACCGGCTGTATGAGTCGGCTCGCTGCCGTGCGGAGGCGGATTGGCTCATTGGACTTAATGTGACGCGTGCGCTCACTTGTAAATTCAATGCACAATTGTCGGCTGGCCGTGTGCAGACGCCAACGCTAGGGATGATTATGGATCGCGAGAACGAGATTCGTAATTTCCGTTCCGCAGAGTATCAGACGCTTCAAGGGGAGTTCGAAGGATTCCAGGCACAGTGGCGGCCTCGAGGCGGTCAAGGGGATGGCCGGATGTTCGATCCGAATCAAGCGGAAGCGCTGCGTAAGAAGGTGGACGGCAAGAAAGGCAAGGTCACCTTGGTGAAAAAATCCGAGAAATCGGAGCCGCATCCGCTCGCGTATGACTTGACTGAATTACAGCGGGATGCGAATAAACGGTATGGGTTCTCTGCTAAGCAGACGTCGAACGTGCTTCAGCGACTGTACGAGCAGCATAAGCTCGTCACGTATCCACGTACGGATTCTCGCTATCTGTCCAGCGATATGACGGACACGCTGCCAGAGCGCATCCGGTCCGTAGCTGTTGGACCGTATGCCGCCATCGCCAAACCGCTCTTGCGCGGCAAGCTGCCAATCACGCGCCGTGTTGTTGATGATTCGAAGGTCTCGGATCACCATGCGATTATTCCGACGGATCAGACCGTTCTGCTGAATGCGTTATCGAATGAAGAGCGGAAGCTCTATGATCTGATCGTGAGACGGTTCTTGGCATTATTCTATCCAGCAGCGAAATACGAGTTAACGGCCTTAACGATTGAGGTCGAAGGCGAGACGTTCATGACACGCGGCAAGACGGTCATCCAGAACGGTTGGCGTGAAGTGTACGGGCAAGAGGATAGCTGGGACGATGACGAGGACGAGTCTGGTGCAGATCGCGACGACGACCGATCCGGCATTCAGCTGCTGCCAAGCTTGCGTGAAGGGGAAGCTGTTCAAATGAAGCGGGCTAACCTTCGCAAAGATCGCACGCAGCCTCCGAAGCGGTATACCGAAGCATCGCTACTCGGTCAGATGGAGAAATACGGTCTCGGCACACCGGCGACGCGCGCGGATATTATCGAGAAACTCGTGTCGAGCGATACGATCGAGCGGCAAGGGGCTTCCTTACATCCAACGGGTAAAGGCGTTCAGTTGATTGAGCTTGTGGCAAGCGAACTGCGGACACCGGAGTTAACAGCGAAATGGGAACAGGAGCTTGAGAAAATTGCACGCGGTCAAGGCGGGACAGAACCTTTCATGAAAGGGATTCGCGACATGGCTCAGAGCCTCGTCAGCGGTGTGAAGACAAGCGATGCTGCGTATAAACCGCATAACTTGCTGAACAGCCGTTGCCCAGAGTGCGGCGAGAAGATGATGGAGAAGAAGGGCAAGCGCGGTAAAATGCTCGTCTGCTCCAGCGGGGATTGCAGCTACCGTCGATCCGGCGAGAAGCAGCTCTCCAACAGACGCTGTCCGCAATGCCATAAGAAGATGGAGCTCAAAGACGGGAAGGCTGGCAAGTATGTGCAATGCCTCGGCTGTAATGTCATCGAAGTGCTGGATGGGGAACGCGGCGGCCGTGTGAATAAGCGAGAGCAGCAGAAGCTTGTGAAGCAATTCGAGAAGACAGAGTCGATGGGTTCGAGTCTCGGTGACGCACTGCGGGCAGCGCTTGAGCGAAAAGAGTGA
- the purE gene encoding 5-(carboxyamino)imidazole ribonucleotide mutase, producing the protein MSVQVGVIMGSQSDWETMKHACDVLDELGIAYEKKVVSAHRTPDLMFQYAESAVERGLKVIIAGAGGAAHLPGMVAAKTILPVIGVPVKSSTLNGLDSLLSIVQMPGGVPVATVAIGNAGATNAGLLAAQIIGAFDPAVQRRVQSRRDAIRDHVLEGSDSL; encoded by the coding sequence ATGTCAGTACAAGTAGGCGTCATTATGGGCAGTCAGTCCGATTGGGAGACAATGAAACATGCATGCGACGTGCTGGATGAGCTAGGGATCGCATATGAGAAGAAGGTCGTATCGGCTCACCGTACACCAGACCTGATGTTCCAATATGCAGAGAGCGCGGTAGAGCGAGGCTTAAAAGTCATTATTGCTGGCGCAGGCGGCGCAGCGCACCTCCCAGGTATGGTGGCAGCGAAGACGATTCTTCCAGTGATCGGAGTGCCCGTGAAGTCGTCTACACTGAATGGTCTGGATTCCCTTCTATCGATTGTACAAATGCCAGGGGGCGTTCCAGTTGCTACGGTAGCGATTGGAAATGCAGGAGCAACGAATGCAGGACTGCTCGCAGCCCAAATCATCGGCGCATTCGATCCAGCGGTACAGCGGCGTGTGCAGTCACGACGCGATGCCATTCGCGATCATGTGCTTGAAGGCAGTGATTCACTATGA
- the purK gene encoding 5-(carboxyamino)imidazole ribonucleotide synthase, producing MIEKNMITSVERIIAPGSTIGVLGGGQLGRMMALSGSNLGYRFVTLDPMPDGPCGQVAEQIIAAYDDQDAARKLADEADVITYEFENVDAGVAAMLMSESYVPQGSELLYTTQHRLREKRAIEAAGVRVAPYAEITSEEDLRAAVDRFGLPCVLKTATGGYDGKGQWVIRSADEIPEAYATLAAAKTELVLEQFIRFTKELSVIAARSPRGEVKVFPVAENIHVDNILHQSIVPARVSFDIQDRAEALAIRIAESMNVVGLIAVELFLTEDGELFVNELAPRPHNSGHYTMEACRTSQFEQHVRAICNLPLGDTMLLTPVVMVNVLGEHVEPLLAHMVQEDEAAEAFNVAPKVHLYGKKEAKVKRKMGHVNVLADHLDDALAWIEKTQIWRNH from the coding sequence ATGATCGAGAAGAACATGATTACATCGGTTGAGAGAATCATCGCTCCAGGCTCGACCATTGGTGTACTAGGCGGCGGACAATTAGGCCGGATGATGGCGTTATCGGGCAGTAACCTCGGTTATCGCTTCGTGACGCTCGATCCGATGCCGGATGGCCCTTGCGGTCAGGTCGCAGAGCAGATTATCGCTGCTTATGATGATCAGGATGCAGCTCGGAAGCTCGCGGACGAAGCGGATGTCATTACGTATGAGTTCGAAAATGTGGATGCCGGCGTGGCGGCGATGCTGATGTCGGAATCCTATGTTCCACAGGGCAGTGAGCTGCTCTACACGACGCAGCATCGACTGCGGGAGAAGCGGGCGATTGAAGCGGCTGGCGTGCGCGTCGCGCCTTACGCGGAGATTACGAGCGAGGAGGACCTTCGCGCTGCGGTGGATCGCTTTGGATTGCCTTGTGTATTGAAGACGGCTACTGGCGGATATGATGGCAAAGGGCAATGGGTCATCCGTTCAGCGGATGAAATCCCAGAGGCTTATGCAACGCTTGCAGCGGCGAAGACAGAGCTCGTGCTCGAACAATTTATCCGGTTTACAAAGGAATTGTCAGTCATTGCAGCTCGTAGCCCACGAGGAGAGGTTAAAGTATTCCCTGTAGCAGAGAATATTCATGTGGACAACATTCTGCATCAATCCATTGTTCCAGCTCGGGTATCGTTCGATATACAGGATAGAGCAGAAGCGCTAGCGATTCGCATTGCGGAATCGATGAATGTCGTCGGGTTGATCGCGGTAGAGCTCTTCTTAACGGAAGACGGTGAATTATTCGTCAATGAATTAGCACCAAGACCACATAATTCTGGGCATTATACGATGGAGGCCTGTCGAACGTCACAGTTCGAGCAGCATGTGCGGGCCATTTGTAATTTACCTCTTGGAGATACGATGTTGTTGACGCCCGTCGTCATGGTCAACGTGCTAGGAGAGCATGTTGAACCGCTGCTTGCCCATATGGTGCAGGAAGATGAAGCGGCTGAGGCGTTCAACGTCGCTCCGAAAGTTCACTTATACGGCAAAAAAGAAGCAAAAGTAAAACGAAAAATGGGCCATGTGAATGTCTTGGCAGATCATCTAGATGATGCCCTCGCATGGATCGAGAAAACACAAATTTGGAGGAATCATTAG
- the purB gene encoding adenylosuccinate lyase, which translates to MLERYSRPEMRAIWTEENKFNSWLEVEICACEAWAELGVIPKEDVATLRKNASFNIDRIYEIEQETRHDVIAFTRAVSESLGEERKWVHYGLTSTDVVDTALGYVLRQANEIIEKDILQFIDILKTKALTYKHTPMMGRTHGVHAEPTTFGLKMALWYEEMKRNLERFRHAANGVQYGKISGAVGTYANIDPFVEKFVCEKLGTTAAPISTQTLQRDRHAEYMATLALIATSLDKFATEIRALQKSEVREVEEAFAKGQKGSSAMPHKRNPIGCENISGLARVIRGFMVSAYENVPLWHERDISHSSVERVILPDATMLLNYMLNRFGNIVKNLTVMPENMKRNMERTFGVPFSGRVMTKLIDKGMSREQAYDTVQPRAMQAWEEQRSFREIIEATPEIATVLSAEEIADAFNPAWHLKHVDTIFAQLGLE; encoded by the coding sequence ATGTTAGAACGTTACAGCAGACCGGAAATGAGAGCAATTTGGACGGAAGAGAATAAATTCAATTCCTGGTTAGAAGTTGAGATCTGTGCGTGTGAAGCGTGGGCAGAGCTAGGCGTCATCCCGAAAGAAGATGTTGCGACGCTCCGTAAGAACGCAAGCTTCAACATTGACCGGATTTATGAAATCGAGCAGGAGACACGTCACGACGTGATCGCGTTCACGCGCGCGGTATCTGAGTCTCTAGGCGAAGAGCGCAAATGGGTGCATTACGGATTAACGTCGACAGACGTCGTGGATACAGCACTTGGTTATGTATTGCGTCAAGCGAATGAAATTATTGAGAAGGACATTCTTCAGTTCATCGACATTCTGAAGACGAAAGCTCTCACTTACAAACATACGCCGATGATGGGTCGTACTCACGGTGTGCATGCGGAGCCGACAACATTCGGACTCAAAATGGCGCTCTGGTACGAAGAAATGAAGCGCAACTTGGAGCGCTTCCGCCATGCAGCGAACGGTGTACAGTATGGTAAAATCTCCGGTGCAGTCGGCACATACGCGAATATCGATCCGTTCGTTGAGAAGTTCGTGTGCGAGAAATTAGGAACAACGGCAGCGCCGATCTCGACGCAAACGCTGCAGCGTGACCGTCATGCCGAATATATGGCGACACTTGCGTTGATCGCAACGAGCTTGGATAAATTCGCGACAGAAATTCGTGCTTTGCAGAAGAGTGAAGTGCGTGAAGTGGAAGAGGCTTTTGCGAAAGGTCAAAAAGGATCATCAGCAATGCCGCACAAACGCAATCCAATCGGTTGCGAAAATATTTCCGGTCTTGCGCGCGTCATCCGCGGCTTCATGGTATCGGCTTATGAGAACGTACCGCTCTGGCATGAACGCGACATTTCGCACTCCTCCGTTGAGCGTGTGATTCTGCCGGATGCGACGATGCTGCTCAACTACATGTTGAACCGCTTCGGGAACATCGTGAAGAACTTGACGGTGATGCCAGAGAACATGAAGCGCAATATGGAAAGAACATTCGGCGTACCGTTCTCAGGCCGCGTGATGACGAAGCTGATCGACAAAGGCATGAGCCGTGAGCAAGCGTACGATACGGTTCAACCGCGCGCGATGCAAGCATGGGAAGAGCAACGCAGCTTCCGTGAGATTATTGAAGCAACACCTGAAATTGCAACGGTATTAAGCGCTGAAGAGATTGCGGATGCATTCAACCCGGCTTGGCATTTGAAGCATGTGGATACGATTTTTGCGCAATTAGGATTGGAATAG
- a CDS encoding phosphoribosylaminoimidazolesuccinocarboxamide synthase — translation MSVRAISTAVDLVKAPLLYKGKVRELYDLGEHYLIVVTDRISAFDYVLEPAVPEKGNVLNRLTAFWFEQTAAIEPNHVVHTDVEKLGDLVTEPELLKDRIMVTKKAERIDIECVVRGYITGGGWRQYQQSGSVNGIALPAGMKKNERFAAPIFTPAAKNDVGHDEDISFDRMKELVGEELAHELQMKSLQLYSFAHAYCEKRGIILADCKFEFGLIDGQVILIDELFTPDSARFWVKENYALNIEIDSMDKEPVRTYLANSDWDKNSVPDPLPAEVVAETTHRYQDIYRRLTE, via the coding sequence GTGTCTGTCAGAGCGATTTCGACTGCTGTTGATCTAGTGAAAGCGCCGCTGCTCTATAAAGGGAAAGTGCGCGAGTTGTATGATCTTGGGGAACATTATTTAATCGTCGTGACCGACCGTATTTCCGCTTTTGATTATGTGCTGGAGCCGGCGGTACCGGAGAAGGGCAATGTACTGAATCGCCTCACGGCATTCTGGTTCGAACAGACGGCGGCGATCGAGCCGAACCATGTCGTTCATACCGATGTCGAGAAGCTTGGCGATCTGGTGACGGAACCAGAATTGTTGAAGGACCGCATCATGGTAACGAAAAAAGCAGAGCGCATCGATATCGAATGCGTGGTCCGCGGCTATATTACAGGCGGCGGATGGCGACAGTATCAGCAATCCGGTTCGGTGAACGGGATTGCGTTACCAGCTGGCATGAAGAAGAACGAGCGCTTCGCAGCGCCAATCTTCACCCCGGCGGCGAAAAATGATGTGGGGCATGACGAGGACATCTCCTTCGATCGGATGAAGGAACTCGTCGGCGAAGAGCTTGCGCATGAACTGCAAATGAAGAGCCTTCAGCTCTACAGCTTCGCACATGCTTACTGCGAGAAGCGCGGGATCATCCTTGCGGACTGCAAGTTCGAGTTCGGCTTGATCGACGGCCAAGTCATTCTGATCGATGAATTATTCACCCCGGATTCCGCTCGGTTCTGGGTGAAAGAAAATTATGCATTGAACATCGAGATTGACAGCATGGATAAAGAGCCTGTGCGCACGTATTTGGCGAACAGCGATTGGGATAAGAACAGCGTGCCGGATCCGTTGCCAGCCGAAGTAGTGGCGGAGACGACGCATCGGTACCAAGATATCTATCGGAGATTGACGGAGTAG
- the purS gene encoding phosphoribosylformylglycinamidine synthase subunit PurS — MFKATVYVTVKENVLDPQGVAVQGALHSMGFSEVSKVRIGKYMAFEVDTTDRAEAEERVRQMCEKLLANTVVEDYRFELEG; from the coding sequence ATGTTCAAAGCAACCGTGTATGTCACTGTGAAGGAAAACGTATTGGATCCACAAGGTGTAGCCGTTCAAGGCGCATTGCATTCGATGGGATTCAGCGAAGTTAGCAAGGTTCGAATCGGGAAGTATATGGCGTTTGAAGTCGATACGACAGATCGCGCAGAAGCGGAAGAGCGCGTACGTCAAATGTGCGAGAAATTGCTGGCGAATACGGTGGTTGAAGACTATCGCTTTGAGTTGGAGGGTTAA
- the purQ gene encoding phosphoribosylformylglycinamidine synthase subunit PurQ, which translates to MNFAVIVFPGSNCDIDCYKAVEQTVGQPVDYVWHTATDLSKYDCILIPGGFSYGDYLRSGAIARFAPVMTEVAKAAAAGKYVMGICNGFQVLTEAGLLPGALRRNVSLKFRCHSTILRVENNQTAFTNQYEVGELIDIPIAHGEGNYYCDEATLEQLKKNNQIIFRYSDNPNGSLEDIAGICNEQGNVLGLMPHPERAVNQLLGSEDGKKMFTSILNAWREQHDAASIG; encoded by the coding sequence ATGAATTTTGCAGTTATCGTATTTCCAGGTTCCAACTGCGATATCGACTGCTACAAAGCCGTAGAACAAACGGTGGGGCAGCCAGTCGATTACGTATGGCATACCGCGACGGACTTATCCAAATATGATTGCATCTTGATTCCGGGTGGCTTCTCCTACGGTGACTACCTTCGCAGCGGCGCGATTGCACGTTTCGCACCTGTTATGACTGAAGTAGCGAAAGCAGCGGCAGCTGGCAAATATGTAATGGGTATCTGCAACGGCTTCCAAGTGCTCACAGAAGCGGGACTGCTGCCAGGCGCACTTCGCCGGAACGTGTCTCTGAAATTCCGCTGCCATTCGACGATCTTGCGTGTGGAGAACAACCAGACAGCATTCACGAATCAATATGAAGTTGGCGAGTTGATCGATATTCCGATTGCGCACGGGGAAGGCAACTATTATTGCGATGAAGCAACGCTAGAACAACTGAAGAAGAATAACCAGATTATTTTCCGCTATTCGGATAATCCGAACGGCTCCTTGGAGGATATCGCAGGAATTTGTAACGAGCAGGGCAATGTCCTGGGTCTTATGCCGCATCCAGAGCGCGCAGTGAACCAACTGTTAGGCTCGGAAGACGGTAAGAAAATGTTTACATCGATTTTGAATGCATGGAGGGAACAACATGACGCAGCAAGTATCGGCTAA